One genomic region from uncultured Subdoligranulum sp. encodes:
- a CDS encoding DNA-binding protein — protein sequence MEYVTPKDKSAEWGISQRRVEVLCESGRVLGAYRLGRVWAIPKEAEKPLDGRTREARNGKKGESSCFTE from the coding sequence ATGGAGTATGTAACACCCAAAGATAAATCCGCTGAATGGGGAATTTCACAGCGAAGGGTTGAAGTCCTTTGTGAATCTGGACGTGTTTTGGGCGCTTACCGTCTGGGACGTGTATGGGCCATTCCCAAGGAAGCTGAAAAGCCTTTAGATGGGAGAACACGGGAAGCAAGAAACGGCAAAAAAGGAGAATCCTCATGTTTTACCGAATGA